A stretch of Rhododendron vialii isolate Sample 1 chromosome 4a, ASM3025357v1 DNA encodes these proteins:
- the LOC131322192 gene encoding uncharacterized protein LOC131322192, which translates to MHDNGGVVPAVTEMYKSTQFNEDTQKWISSESKVLYDKMVQIEIEHNAQEGAIPITQVELSVKGLKARSGYVKGLGIRPSSSIRTVNGEYVTHLEGKVQEQAEKIQEQAEGIEAANNKIDELALAKEEQRKTLASIMVFLKQQGFTG; encoded by the exons ATGCACGATAATGGAGGTGTTGTGCCCGCGGTAACAGAGATGTACAAATCCACCCAATTTAATGAGGACACGCAAAAATGGATCTCTTCAGAATCCAAAGTTCTCTAT GATAAGATGGTACAAATAGAGATTGAACATAATGCGCAGGAAGGTGCAATCCCGATTACGCAAGTGGAGCTCTCCGTTAAAGGTCTCAAGGCAAGGTCAGGCTATGTGAAGGGACTTGGCATTAGGCCTTCCTCCTCTATTAGGACTGTGAACGGGGAGTATGTAACACACCTTGAGGGAAAGGTGCAAGAGCAAGCTGAGAAAATTCAAGAGCAAGCGGAAGGAATTGAAGCAGCAAACAATAAGATAGACGAGCTTGCCTTGGCAAAAGAGGAACAAAGGAAGACTTTGGCTAGTATTATGGTGTTTCTTAAACAACAAGGATTCACCGGTTAA
- the LOC131322190 gene encoding putative pentatricopeptide repeat-containing protein At1g12700, mitochondrial: protein MMSQVGVFSPISPMDSSNFPKGNLLSLPPHPSLTVSFRTHSHSRNPSSPNTSPENRPPQPRKRTSVNPNGLREAREFPNRIPRTRPFPPIFSFTTALGTLAKRGHYTEALSLFEKLRLRSVGVNFYTLNIAINCYCRVNRVGFGFSLLGSIFKHGFKPDVGSFTTLLRGLILEDNVPEAVELFEMLMRRREIEPNEFMYGTVINGLCKKGNTGAAVRLLRIMEEGSCKPNIVVYSTIIDGHCKKGMVDDALNLFYEMKEKGVQPNVVTYNCLINGLNKSGRWKEANGMLGEMLDIRISPDIITFSVLVDALTKEGKLKEAEEVIESLIQRGVNPNVITYNSLIHGYCLQGQMDEAMRVMNTMVDRGIQADIHSYSTLIDGYFKNMKIDEAMHLFSEMNEKCLHLDFVTYNTLIRGLCDFGRWKEVTRVFGEMLGAGISPDIETFNIFIDGLTKAGMVKEAEEVIESMIQRGVDPDVI, encoded by the coding sequence ATGATGTCTCAGGTTGGTGTCTTTTCTCCAATCAGTCCCATGGACTCTTCCAATTTCCCAAaaggtaatcttctctctctacctccacaCCCATCTCTGACTGTTTCCTTTCGTACTCATTCTCACTCTAGAAACCCTAGTTCTCCAAATACGAGTCCAGAAAACCGCCCACCACAGCCGAGAAAAAGGACCTCTGTTAACCCCAATGGACTCCGAGAAGCTCGCGAGTTTCCCAATCGGATCCCCCGAACGCGACCTTTTCCGCCCATTTTTAGTTTCACCACGGCGTTAGGGACTCTTGCGAAAAGGGGTCATTACACGGAGGCTCTCTCTCTTTTCGAAAAGTTGCGGTTACGAAGCGTTGGTGTAAATTTTTATACCTTGAACATCGCAATTAACTGTTACTGTCGCGTGAATCGAGTTGGTTTCGGGTTCTCTCTGCTAGGCAGCATCTTCAAACACGGTTTTAAACCGGATGTTGGCAGCTTTACCACGCTGTTAAGGGGACTTATTTTAGAAGATAACGTTCCCGAGGCCGTGGAGTTATTCGAGATGTTAAtgaggaggagagagattgaGCCCAACGAGTTTATGTATGGGACAGTTATTAATGGGCTTTGCAAGAAGGGAAACACGGGAGCGGCTGTTAGGTTGCTTAGGATCATGGAAGAGGGAAGTTGTAAACCGAACATAGTTGTGTATAGCACAATCATCGACGGTCATTGCAAGAAGGGAATGGTGGATGATGCTTTGAACCTTTTTTAcgaaatgaaagagaaaggggTTCAACCAAATGTTGTTACTTATAACTGTTTGATTAATGGTTTAAATAAGTCTGGCCGGTGGAAGGAAGCTAATGGAATGTTGGGAGAAATGTTGGATATTCGTATTTCTCCAGACATCATTACCTTCAGTGTCTTGGTCGATGCACTTACGAAGGAAGGGAAGTTAAAAGAGGCAGAGGAAGTAATTGAAAGCTTGATTCAAAGAGGCGTGAATCCTAATGTAATCACGTACAATTCTCTAATACATGGATATTGTTTGCAAGGCCAGATGGATGAGGCAATGAGAGTGATGAATACCATGGTGGATAGGGGTATTCAAGCTGACATTCATAGCTACAGCACTTTAATTGATGGATACTTCAAGAACATGAAAATAGATGAGGCTATGCATCTCTTTTCAGAAATGAATGAAAAATGCCTCCACCTAGATTTTGTTACGTATAACACTTTGATTCGTGGCTTATGTGATTTTGGCCGGTGGAAGGAGGTTACAAGAGTGTTTGGAGAAATGTTGGGTGCTGGtatttctccagatattgagacATTCAATATCTTTATTGATGGACTTACCAAGGCAGGGATGGTAAAAGAGGCAGAGGAAGTAATTGAAAGTATGATTCAAAGAGGTGTGGATCCTGATGTAATCTAA